CCGATGGATCGCGAGGAGCATGCCGGGGTGGACGGCAGGATCGAGGTGCTGAAGTTCGCGGACGGCTCGGCGGTGGGACGCTCACCGGTGGTGGCCAACGGCCGACCGCTGTCCGAACCCAGGCAGCTCCGTATCCTTGAACTGCGCTATGGCATCATCCGGGCTCAGGCGCTCACGCCACGTGAGTCGATGGCCTTCATCGAGCAACTGCTGGGGGAAACATGATCCGCAACACCTCGGCCGGGGACGCCTCCGAGCTGGCGTGGTTCAAGAGCAGCTACAGCAGCGGCAGCGAAGGCGACTCCTGCGTCGAGATCGCCATCACCCCCGCCACCATCCACGTCCGTGACTCCAAGCACACCGAAGGCCCCCGCCTCGGGCTCACCCCCGAGGCCTGGAAGAACTTCGTGTCGTACGTGTCGTAGACGCCTCACAGCCTCCGGAAGGCCAGCGTCTCCCCCGCCGCCCCCGTCCGCCACAGGTCGTTGCAGCCCTCCGCCATCTCCGTGAGGCCCTCGACCACCTGCCCCCACACGATCCCCGGCACCCACCCCACGTCTCCGTTGAGCAGCAGGTTGTTGCGCTCATAGAAGAGGGCGAGGTCCACCAGCGTCGTCCCGGCGCGGACCTCGCGGTCGTAGCCGTACGCCTTCGTGCCCAGTTCCGCTCCCGCGAAGGAGAAATAGCAGAGATCGCCGGGAATGGGGGTGACTGTCGGGTTTTCCAGGGGCGGTTCCGATGGAGCGAAGGGCGGGAAAAGGGCGTAGATCTCGTTGCGTGCGTATTTCGCGTGGTAGACGTCGCCGGAAAGCGGCAGGGAATCCCAGACGGCGGCGCAGGTGATCGGTGCCCGGTCGTCGAGCAGCCGGGCCTGGCAGGTGATTCCGCGCTTGACCAGCGATACCTCGATGTAGCGATCAGCCATGCAGTCCATGGTGCCCCGCCGGTCAAGAGGGCGTGGCCAGGAACGGGGCTCAAATCGGCCCGCATAACTCGCATGAGGTCGGGTAGCCGCGCCGCCATGGCTCCATCACTGGAACATGGCTCATATATATCCGGGCCCACGCGCCGGTCGCTGCTCGCGGGGGTGGCGGCGGTCGGCGCGCTGGGCGCCGCGGGCTGCTCACGCGTGGCCGCGGTCTCGTCCACGGAGGGCGGTGATCTGCTCGACCGGCTGAAGGCGCAGGGTGTCGTACGGCTCGGGATCGCGGGCGAGATCCCCTTCGGATACATCGACACGAACGGCGAACTCACCGGTGAGGCACCGGAGTTGGCGAAAGTGATCTTCAAACGGCTCGGCGTGGACCGCGTGCAGGCCGTGCCGACGGAGTTCGGGTCGCTCATTCCGGGGCTGAAGGTGCAGCAGTTCGACGTCGTGGCGGCGGGGATGTACGTCAATCCCGAGCGCTGCGCGGAGGTGATCTTCGCCGATCCGGACTACCAGATGCTCGATGCCTTCATCGTGCGCAAGGGGAATCCGAAAGGCCTGCACACCTACAAGGACGTCGTCGAGAAGAAGGCGAAGTTCGCGACCGGAACCGGTTACGCGGAGATCCAGTACGCCGTCGAGGCGGGGTACAAGGAGAGCGACATCATGATCGTCCAGGATCAGGTCGCCGGGCTGAACGCGGTGGAGGCGGGGCGCGTCGACGTCTTCGCCGGGACCGCGCTCACCACCCGTGAGGTGGTGAAGAAGTCCGCCAAGGCCGAGGCGACCGCGCCGTTCAAGCCACTCGTCGGCGGGAAGCCGCATGTCGACGGGGGCGCCTTCGCGTTCCGCCCGACGGAGACGAACCTCCGCGACGCCTTCAATGTGGAACTGCGGAAGCTCAAGAAGAGCGGAGAGCTGCTCCGCATCCTCCGGCCCTTCGGCTTCACCAAGGCCGAGATGACCGACCTCACCGCGAAGGAGCTGTGCGGCGGATGACCTCGGGACTGTGGGAACTGGTACTCAAGGGCCTCTGGGTCACGATCCAGCTGCTCGTCTTCAGCGCGCTGCTCGCGACGGCCGTGTCGTTCATCGTCGGCACCGCCCGCGTCCACCGGCTGCGGGTCGTCCGCTTCCTCGCGGGCTTCTACACCGAGGTGTTCCGCGGGACCTCGGCGCTCGTCATGATCTTCTGGGTGTACTTCGTGCTGCCGCCCGCCTTCGGCTGGCAGCTGGTGCCGATGTGGGCGGGCACGCTGGCGCTCGGACTGACCTATGGGGCGTACGGCTCCGAGATCGTGCGCGGCGCGCTGGCCGCCGTCGACCCGGCGCAGAAGGAGGGCGGGATCGCGCTCAGCTTCACGCCCTGGCAGCGGATGCGGCTGATCCTGCTGCCGCAGGCGGTGCCGGAGATGATCCCGCCGTTCTCCAATCTGCTGATCGAGCTGCTCAAGGGCACCGCGCTGGTGTCGATCATGGGCATGGGCGATCTGGCGTTCAGCGGCAGCCTGGTGCGGCTCGCCCTGCAGGAGAGCGCGGAGATCTACACGTACATCCTGCTGATCTACTTCGTGATCGCCTTCCTGCTGACGCGTGTGATGCGCGGACTGGAGAAGAAGTTGAAGGCCGGGGTCGGCAAGAAGCCGGAGAAGAAGGTGTCCGCGGTGCGCGTGCCTGAGGGGAGTGGTGTCGCGTGAACTGGGACTGGGGAGCGGTCGCCGACTTCATGCCGCACTTCTGGGACGGCCTGCTGGTCACCCTGCAGGCGCTGGTACTCGGCTCGCTGATCTCGTTCGCGCTGGGCCTGGTGTGGGCGCTGCTGATGCGCGTGCCCACGCGCTGGGTGACCTGGCCCGTCGGGGTCGTCACGGAGTTCGTACGCAACACCCCGCTGCTGGTGCAGCTGTTCTTCCTCTTCTACGTCCTGCCCGAGTGGAACATCACCTTCTCCGCGCTGACCACCGGCGTCTTCGCGATCGGCCTGCACTACTCGACGTACACGATGCAGGTCTACCGGGCCGGTATCGAAGCGGTGCCCGTCGGCCAGTGGGAGGCGGCGACCGCGCTGAACCTGCCGCTCAGGCGGACGTGGACCGTGGTGATCCTGCCGCAGGCGATCCGCCGGGTCGTGCCGGCGCTCGGCAACTACGTGATCGCGATGCTGAAGGACACGCCGATGCTGATGGCCATCACCGTGCTGGACATGATGGGCGAGGCACGGCTGTTCTCCCAGCAGACCTTCCGCTTCACCGAGCCGCTGACCGTGATCGGCGTGGCCTTCATCCTCATCTCCTATCTCGCCTCCGTCCTGCTGCGCACCCTGGAGCGACGCCTTGTCCGTTGACACCGAAAAGAACCCGACCGACGTGCCCGCCTCCTCGTCCGAGCTGATCCGCCTGGAGAACGTGTCCAAGCGGTTCGGCGAGAACACGGTCCTCGACCATCTCGACTTCTCCGTGAGCGCGGGCAAGCACGTCACCCTGATCGGCCCGTCCGGCTCCGGCAAGACCACGATCCTGCGGCTGCTGATGACGCTGACCAAGCCCGACGAGGGCACCATCACCGTGGACGGGGAGCAGCTGTTCCCCGCGCCGGAGAAGCAGATCCGCGAGGTCCGCAAGAAGATCGGGATGGTCTTCCAGCAGTTCAACCTGTTCCCGAACATGACGGCCCTCAGGAACATCACCGAGGCCCCGGTCACCGTGCTCGGCATGGCCAAGGACGAGGCGGAGGAGCGGGCGCGCGGGCTGCTGGACCTGGTGGGGCTCAGCGACAAGTGCGACGCGCACCCCTCCCAGCTCTCCGGCGGCCAGCAGCAGCGCGTCGCGATCGCGCGGGCGCTGGCGATGCGGCCGCAGGTGCTGCTGCTCGACGAGGTGACGTCCGCGCTCGACCCGGAGCTGGTCGCCGGTGTCCTCGACGTCCTCCGGGACATCGCCCGTTCCACGGACATCACGATGCTCTGTGTGACCCACGAGATGAACTTCGCCCGGGACATCTCGGACCAGGTCCTGATGTTCGATTCCGGCCGGGTCATCGAGGCCGGGCCGCCGGAGAAAATCTTCAGCGACCCGGAGCAGGACCGAACGCGGGAGTTCCTCAGCGCGGTGCTGTGATTACAGGAGGTGAAGGCGGGCGGGTACCGGAGCGCAAACGGGGAGCTCTTGCCTATGGCATATGCCAGGGTGTCAGTCCCCCTGCTGAGAGGGCCGGAATCTCGTCAACAACCGCTCACTACAAGCCTCTTGCCGGTTATCGTGGAGAGGATCCGCTGACCGGATTGCGGCCCAAGAGCGAGCCAAGAGCGAGCGCAGGGGGAAACCGTGGCGCTGATGAACGAGCCGACCGCGCCGTACCACTCGGCCCAGGACGCCCTGCGCGTCCTGGAGACGGTGGCGCGGCACTCCGCCGGAGTCACCGACGCCGAGCTCGCCCGGCACACCGGCCTCGGCGCCGAGCGGCTGACCGCGCTGCTGCGGATGCTGCGCCGTGAGGGGTACGTCGAGCAGGGCGCCGACGACGCCTATGTCACCGGCGCCGCCCTCACCCGCCTCACCTCCACCCACGGCCGCGAGGAGGCCCTGCGCGAGAAGCTCCAGGGCGCCCTCGACCGGCTGCGCGACTCGGTGGGCGCCGCCGTCTACATCAGCCGGTACGTCGACGGCGAGATCAACGTCACGCAGTACGCCGACGGCCCCACCACCCCCGCGGTCAACGAGTGGGTGGACTTCCGCTACTCCGCCCACGCCACCGCGATCGGCAAGAGCCTGCTCGGCCAGCTCGACCACAACGGCCGCCGGGACCATCTCTCCCGGCACAAGATGGCCCGGCTCACCTCGCGCACCATCACCAGCGACAAGCTGCTGCTCTCCCGCCTGGAGGCCCAGCCGCCGACCGTGCCCCACCTCGACCTCCAGGAGTACGCGATCGGCACGGTCTGCGCCGCCGTCCCGATCACGGCCGGCGCCTCGGTGGGCTGCCTCGCCCTCTCCCTCCCGGTCGAGCACGCGCACCGGCTCAAGCAGGCGGCCGACGCGCTGAACCGCAATGCCGCCCCGGTGCTGCTCTCGCTGGCCATCTGAGCGTCACCCGGCATTGGTCAGGAGCACCCCTGAGGACCGGGTAATATTTTCTGTGCCGCCGCCGCGCGAAGCACATAACGCGTGGTCGGCGAGGGTCATGCGCCGCTAGCTCAGTTGGTTAGAGCAGCTGACTCTTAATCAGCGGGTCCGGGGTTCGAGTCCCTGGCGGCGCACAAACGCAGGCCTCTCGCACAGCGGGGGGCCTGCGGCCTCTGCTGGGGGTCCGGGGGCACGCGGCGGAGCCGCTGATGTCACAGCCCCCGGGAGATGCAGCATCAGCGAGTCCGGGGTTCGAGTCCCTGGCGGCGCACGATGTCGATGGCGAGGAGTGTTCGCGGAAAGCGCGAACCGGCCTCGCCATCGTCGTTACTGCGCGGCTGCCCCGCGCGTTGTGGGGGCTCCGCCACCCACACCCCCTGAAGCTGGGCCTCTCGTGGGAGCGAGGGGCCCTTCTTCGATGTCCGCGTGCGTCAGCCTCCGGTACATGTCCTCCCCCGCCGGCCGCCACCACACGGGATCGGCGCAGCGGACCCCCTCCTTCCGCAGCTGCGCCCGGTGGATCTTGTTCGTCGCCGTGACCGGCATCCGCTCCACCACCCGCACGAACCGGGGCGCCATCTTGGTCCCGAGGTCGGGCTGAGCTGCCAAAAAGCGCACGAAGCCGTCAGGCTCGAAGGCCCCGGAGACCGCCGCCATCACCTGGTCCCCGGTCACCGGATCCGGCACCGCGTACACGGCGACGGCATCGGCACCCTCGTACCGGGCCAGGATGTTCTCGATCATCGCGGCGGCGAGATTCTCGCTGTCGACGCGGATCCGGTCGTCCGCGCGCCCGGCGAAGTACAGGAACCCGTCGGCGTCCCGGCAGAAGAGGTCACCGGTCCAGTACGCGCCGTCCCGCAGCCGTGCCGCGTCCGCCTCCGGGTTGCGCCAGTAGCCCTCGAAGGGATTCGGCCCCCGGTTCACCAGCTCGCCGAGCGCCTCCTCCCCGTTGAGCAGCCGCCCCGTGGAGTCGAAGAGAGCCGCCGGGCACTCCTGTCCCGTCTCCGGATCGAGTACGACCAGCCCGGGCGTCGCGGGCCCGACCGCCCCCGCCGGCGTCCCCGGCGTCCACTGCACCGCCGCCCCGCCCTCCGACGACCCGTATCCCTCCACCAGCCGCACCCCGAACCGCCGCTCGAACGCCGCCGCGTCCACCGCCCCCGCCTCCGTGCCGAAGCCGAGCCGCAGCGGATTGTCGCGGTCGTCGGTCCGTTCCTCGGTGGCGAGGATGTACTGCACGGCCCGCCCGACGTACGTGAAGTACGTCGCCCCGTATCGCCGTACGTCCGTCAGGAACCCCGACGCCGAGAACCGCCGCCGCAGCGCCACCCCCGCCCCGGCCGCCAGCGCGGGCGCCCAGTCGGCGATCACCGCGTTGCCGTGGAACATCGGCATGCA
This genomic window from Streptomyces sp. DG2A-72 contains:
- the ehuB gene encoding ectoine/hydroxyectoine ABC transporter substrate-binding protein EhuB → MAPSLEHGSYISGPTRRSLLAGVAAVGALGAAGCSRVAAVSSTEGGDLLDRLKAQGVVRLGIAGEIPFGYIDTNGELTGEAPELAKVIFKRLGVDRVQAVPTEFGSLIPGLKVQQFDVVAAGMYVNPERCAEVIFADPDYQMLDAFIVRKGNPKGLHTYKDVVEKKAKFATGTGYAEIQYAVEAGYKESDIMIVQDQVAGLNAVEAGRVDVFAGTALTTREVVKKSAKAEATAPFKPLVGGKPHVDGGAFAFRPTETNLRDAFNVELRKLKKSGELLRILRPFGFTKAEMTDLTAKELCGG
- the ehuD gene encoding ectoine/hydroxyectoine ABC transporter permease subunit EhuD yields the protein MNWDWGAVADFMPHFWDGLLVTLQALVLGSLISFALGLVWALLMRVPTRWVTWPVGVVTEFVRNTPLLVQLFFLFYVLPEWNITFSALTTGVFAIGLHYSTYTMQVYRAGIEAVPVGQWEAATALNLPLRRTWTVVILPQAIRRVVPALGNYVIAMLKDTPMLMAITVLDMMGEARLFSQQTFRFTEPLTVIGVAFILISYLASVLLRTLERRLVR
- a CDS encoding DUF397 domain-containing protein, producing MIRNTSAGDASELAWFKSSYSSGSEGDSCVEIAITPATIHVRDSKHTEGPRLGLTPEAWKNFVSYVS
- a CDS encoding long-chain-fatty-acid--CoA ligase, which translates into the protein MESSARTVAELVAARWGDHRPGLWCEERTLTHHEMAAGAAARAALLADLLPPGAEPHIGVLLDNTPEYPLWLGAAALAGAAVAGINPTRRGPELARDILHTDCRIVLTDRTRLPLLTGLDLPGVRLLSTDTQEYDDLLAPYADARPDATRATPSHRLLLYFTSGSTGAPKAALCTQGRLAAAGHSLAGHFGVGRDDVHYICMPMFHGNAVIADWAPALAAGAGVALRRRFSASGFLTDVRRYGATYFTYVGRAVQYILATEERTDDRDNPLRLGFGTEAGAVDAAAFERRFGVRLVEGYGSSEGGAAVQWTPGTPAGAVGPATPGLVVLDPETGQECPAALFDSTGRLLNGEEALGELVNRGPNPFEGYWRNPEADAARLRDGAYWTGDLFCRDADGFLYFAGRADDRIRVDSENLAAAMIENILARYEGADAVAVYAVPDPVTGDQVMAAVSGAFEPDGFVRFLAAQPDLGTKMAPRFVRVVERMPVTATNKIHRAQLRKEGVRCADPVWWRPAGEDMYRRLTHADIEEGPLAPTRGPASGGVGGGAPTTRGAAAQ
- the ehuC gene encoding ectoine/hydroxyectoine ABC transporter permease subunit EhuC, coding for MTSGLWELVLKGLWVTIQLLVFSALLATAVSFIVGTARVHRLRVVRFLAGFYTEVFRGTSALVMIFWVYFVLPPAFGWQLVPMWAGTLALGLTYGAYGSEIVRGALAAVDPAQKEGGIALSFTPWQRMRLILLPQAVPEMIPPFSNLLIELLKGTALVSIMGMGDLAFSGSLVRLALQESAEIYTYILLIYFVIAFLLTRVMRGLEKKLKAGVGKKPEKKVSAVRVPEGSGVA
- the ehuA gene encoding ectoine/hydroxyectoine ABC transporter ATP-binding protein EhuA encodes the protein MSVDTEKNPTDVPASSSELIRLENVSKRFGENTVLDHLDFSVSAGKHVTLIGPSGSGKTTILRLLMTLTKPDEGTITVDGEQLFPAPEKQIREVRKKIGMVFQQFNLFPNMTALRNITEAPVTVLGMAKDEAEERARGLLDLVGLSDKCDAHPSQLSGGQQQRVAIARALAMRPQVLLLDEVTSALDPELVAGVLDVLRDIARSTDITMLCVTHEMNFARDISDQVLMFDSGRVIEAGPPEKIFSDPEQDRTREFLSAVL
- a CDS encoding IclR family transcriptional regulator — encoded protein: MALMNEPTAPYHSAQDALRVLETVARHSAGVTDAELARHTGLGAERLTALLRMLRREGYVEQGADDAYVTGAALTRLTSTHGREEALREKLQGALDRLRDSVGAAVYISRYVDGEINVTQYADGPTTPAVNEWVDFRYSAHATAIGKSLLGQLDHNGRRDHLSRHKMARLTSRTITSDKLLLSRLEAQPPTVPHLDLQEYAIGTVCAAVPITAGASVGCLALSLPVEHAHRLKQAADALNRNAAPVLLSLAI
- a CDS encoding DUF3830 family protein; the encoded protein is MADRYIEVSLVKRGITCQARLLDDRAPITCAAVWDSLPLSGDVYHAKYARNEIYALFPPFAPSEPPLENPTVTPIPGDLCYFSFAGAELGTKAYGYDREVRAGTTLVDLALFYERNNLLLNGDVGWVPGIVWGQVVEGLTEMAEGCNDLWRTGAAGETLAFRRL